In a genomic window of Magnolia sinica isolate HGM2019 chromosome 16, MsV1, whole genome shotgun sequence:
- the LOC131229328 gene encoding probable mannitol dehydrogenase isoform X2 translates to MSKSPEEEHPRKAFGWAARDSSGVLSPFKFSRRHEIVGIVTEVGPKVSKFKVGDKAGVGCLVGSCKSCSNCEQDLENYCLKLILTYNSTYHDGTMTYGGYSDMVVVNENFVIRFPESLPLEGGAPLLCAGITVYSPMRYFGLDEPGKHLGVVGLGGLGHVAVKFAKAFGLKVTVISTSPSKEKEAIERLGADSFLVSREPAQMQAAMGTMDGIIDTVSATHPIVPLLGLLKTNGKLVMVGVPEKPLEIPAFSMIFGRKTVAGSGIGGIKETQEMIDFAAKHNITADIEVIPMDYVNTAMERLAKADVRYRFVIDVGNTLKAP, encoded by the exons GAGACTCTTCCGGTGTCCTTTCCCCTTTCAAATTCTCTAGAAG GCATGAGATCGTCGGAATAGTGACCGAAGTGGGGCCCAAGGTATCAAAATTCAAGGTGGGAGACAAGGCAGGTGTTGGGTGCTTGGTTGGATCGTGCAAATCATGTTCCAACTGCGAGCAAGACTTGGAGAATTACTGCCTCAAACTTATCCTCACCTACAACTCCACGTACCACGATGGCACTATGACGTACGGTGGATACTCTGATATGGTGGTCGTCAATGAGAACTTCGTGATTCGCTTCCCTGAGAGCTTGCCACTTGAGGGAGGTGCGCCACTATTATGTGCTGGGATTACGGTGTATAGCCCGATGAGATATTTCGGGTTGGATGAGCCAGGCAAGCATCTGGGTGTGGTTGGGCTCGGTGGGCTTGGTCATGTAGCAGTTAAGTTTGCCAAGGCCTTTGGGTTGAAGGTCACGGTAATCAGTACATCTCCCAGCAAGGAGAAAGAAGCAATTGAACGACTCGGTGCTGACTCATTCCTGGTCAGCCGTGAACCGGCCCAGATGCAG GCTGCGATGGGCACTATGGACGGTATCATTGATACGGTCTCTGCAACCCACCCGATAGTGCCATTGCTCGGCCTGCTAAAGACTAATGGGAAGCTGGTTATGGTGGGTGTACCAGAGAAGCCTCTCGAGATACCGGCATTCTCTATGATTTTCG GGAGGAAGACGGTGGCTGGAAGTGGCATTGGAGGAATCAAAGAGACCCAAGAGATGATTGACTTCGCTGCCAAGCACAACATCACAGCGGATATTGAGGTTATTCCAATGGACTATGTGAACACGGCCATGGAGCGGCTCGCGAAGGCGGATGTACGATATCGATTCGTCATTGACGTGGGGAACACCTTGAAAGCTCCATGA
- the LOC131229328 gene encoding probable mannitol dehydrogenase isoform X1 yields the protein MSKSPEEEHPRKAFGWAARDSSGVLSPFKFSRRANGEDDVTLKILYCGICHSDLHAVKNDWGNSVYPLLPGHEIVGIVTEVGPKVSKFKVGDKAGVGCLVGSCKSCSNCEQDLENYCLKLILTYNSTYHDGTMTYGGYSDMVVVNENFVIRFPESLPLEGGAPLLCAGITVYSPMRYFGLDEPGKHLGVVGLGGLGHVAVKFAKAFGLKVTVISTSPSKEKEAIERLGADSFLVSREPAQMQAAMGTMDGIIDTVSATHPIVPLLGLLKTNGKLVMVGVPEKPLEIPAFSMIFGRKTVAGSGIGGIKETQEMIDFAAKHNITADIEVIPMDYVNTAMERLAKADVRYRFVIDVGNTLKAP from the exons GAGACTCTTCCGGTGTCCTTTCCCCTTTCAAATTCTCTAGAAG GGCGAACGGCGAGGATGATGTAACGCTCAAGATACTCTACTGCGGAATCTGCCATTCGGACCTTCACGCCGTTAAGAACGACTGGGGAAATTCCGTTTATCCCTTACTCCCAGG GCATGAGATCGTCGGAATAGTGACCGAAGTGGGGCCCAAGGTATCAAAATTCAAGGTGGGAGACAAGGCAGGTGTTGGGTGCTTGGTTGGATCGTGCAAATCATGTTCCAACTGCGAGCAAGACTTGGAGAATTACTGCCTCAAACTTATCCTCACCTACAACTCCACGTACCACGATGGCACTATGACGTACGGTGGATACTCTGATATGGTGGTCGTCAATGAGAACTTCGTGATTCGCTTCCCTGAGAGCTTGCCACTTGAGGGAGGTGCGCCACTATTATGTGCTGGGATTACGGTGTATAGCCCGATGAGATATTTCGGGTTGGATGAGCCAGGCAAGCATCTGGGTGTGGTTGGGCTCGGTGGGCTTGGTCATGTAGCAGTTAAGTTTGCCAAGGCCTTTGGGTTGAAGGTCACGGTAATCAGTACATCTCCCAGCAAGGAGAAAGAAGCAATTGAACGACTCGGTGCTGACTCATTCCTGGTCAGCCGTGAACCGGCCCAGATGCAG GCTGCGATGGGCACTATGGACGGTATCATTGATACGGTCTCTGCAACCCACCCGATAGTGCCATTGCTCGGCCTGCTAAAGACTAATGGGAAGCTGGTTATGGTGGGTGTACCAGAGAAGCCTCTCGAGATACCGGCATTCTCTATGATTTTCG GGAGGAAGACGGTGGCTGGAAGTGGCATTGGAGGAATCAAAGAGACCCAAGAGATGATTGACTTCGCTGCCAAGCACAACATCACAGCGGATATTGAGGTTATTCCAATGGACTATGTGAACACGGCCATGGAGCGGCTCGCGAAGGCGGATGTACGATATCGATTCGTCATTGACGTGGGGAACACCTTGAAAGCTCCATGA
- the LOC131229330 gene encoding probable mannitol dehydrogenase isoform X1 produces the protein MSKSPEEEHPQKAFGWAAKDSSGVLSPFKFSRRANGEDDVTLKILYCGICHSDLHAVKNDWGNSIYPLLPVHEIVGIVTQVGPKVSNFKVGEKAGVGCMVGSCKSCSSCEEGLENYCPKMIFTYNSTYHDGTMTYGEYSDMLVVNQNFVIRFPESLPLDGAAPLLCAGITVYSPMKYFGLSEPGKHLGVVGLGGLGHVAVKFAKAFGLKVTVISTSPSKQKEAIERLGADSFLVSRDPAQMQAAMGTMDGIIDTVSAVHPIVPLISLLNISGKMVMVGVPDKPLELNVFPLIAGRRTVAGSCIGGIKETQEMIDFAAKHNITADIEVVPMDYVNTAMERLAKADVRYRFVIDVGNTLKAL, from the exons atgtcGAAATCTCCAGAGGAAGAACACCCTCAAAAGGCATTTGGGTGGGCTGCAAAAGACTCTTCTGGAGTTCTCTCTCCTTTCAAATTCTCTAGAAG GGCGAACGGCGAGGATGATGTAACGCTCAAGATACTCTACTGCGGCATCTGCCATTCGGACCTTCACGCCGTTAAGAACGATTGGGGAAATTCCATCTACCCTTTGCTCCCAGT GCATGAGATCGTTGGTATAGTGACCCAAGTAGGGCCCAAGGTATCAAATTTCAAGGTTGGAGAGAAGGCAGGCGTCGGGTGCATGGTTGGATCCTGCAAATCATGCTCCAGCTGTGAGGAAGGCTTGGAGAACTACTGTCCCAAGATGATTTTCACCTATAATTCCACGTACCACGATGGCACTATGACGTACGGTGAATACTCTGATATGCTGGTGGTCAATCAGAACTTCGTGATCCGCTTCCCCGAGAGCTTGCCGCTTGATGGGGCCGCGCCGCTATTGTGCGCCGGTATTACAGTGTACAGCCCAATGAAGTATTTCGGGCTCAGTGAGCCAGGCAAGCATCTAGGAGTGGTTGGGCTCGGTGGGCTCGGTCATGTTGCAGTTAAGTTTGCAAAGGCCTTTGGGTTGAAGGTCACTGTAATCAGTACATCCCCCAGCAAGCAGAAGGAAGCAATCGAACGACTCGGTGCTGACTCATTCCTGGTCAGCCGTGACCCGGCCCAGATGCAG GCTGCCATGGGCACTATGGACGGTATCATCGATACAGTGTCAGCGGTCCACCCAATCGTGCCGTTGATCAGCCTGCTGAACATTAGTGGGAAGATGGTTATGGTGGGTGTACCGGATAAGCCTCTCGAGCTAAACGTCTTCCCTCTGATTGCGG GGAGGAGAACGGTGGCTGGAAGTTGCATTGGAGGAATCAAAGAGACCCAAGAGATGATCGACTTCGCGGCCAAGCACAACATCACGGCGGACATTGAGGTTGTTCCAATGGACTATGTGAACACGGCCATGGAGCGGCTTGCGAAGGCGGATGTACGATATCGATTCGTCATTGATGTGGGGAACACCTTGAAAGCTCTATGA